From a single Notolabrus celidotus isolate fNotCel1 chromosome 7, fNotCel1.pri, whole genome shotgun sequence genomic region:
- the grap2b gene encoding GRB2-related adapter protein 2b — protein MEAMAKYDYEATASDELGFAKGERLKVLKTSGNWFKAELDGTRGFVPKNFIDIHLPSWYQEDCSRSDAEDVLMSQPVGSFVIRGSQSSAMSDFSISVRHAADVQHFKVLGNSRGQYYLWSEKFPSINQLVEHYKHNSVSRQTQIFLQETQQQQKKEAVGDRPSVPAPPLPDRSSIPVTAPALREHIPSPTMQVRALYGFYAEEKDELDFDAGDVITVLDHSDYSWWRGELRGKTGLFPSNYTTSL, from the exons ATGGAGGCTATGGCCAAGTACGACTATGAAGCTACAGCCTCTGATGAACTCGGCTTCGCAAAAGGAGAGCGATTGAAG GTTCTGAAGACCTCTGGGAACTGGTTCAAAGCAGAACTCGATGGAACCAGAGGGTTTGTACCCAAAAACTTCATCGACATTCATCTGCCGAG CTGGTATCAGGAGGACTGCAGTCGCAGCGACGCCGAGGATGTGCTGATGTCACAGCCTGTGGGGTCGTTCGTCATACGAGGAAGCCAGAGCTCCGCCATGAGTGATTTTTCCATCTCTGTGAG acatgcagcagatgtgCAGCACTTTAAGGTGTTGGGGAACAGCAGGGGGCAGTATTACCTCTGGTCAGAAAAGTTCCCTTCCATCAACCAGCTGGTGGAACATTACAAACACAACTCTGTCTCCAGACAGACTCAGATATTTCTTCAAGAGACGCAACAACAAca aaaaaaagaggctgtAGGTGATAGACCATCAGTGCCTGCTCCTCCACTGCCTGACCGCTCATCTATACCTGTTACTGCACCTGCACTACGAGAG CACATACCCTCCCCCACCATGCAGGTCAGAGCTCTGTACGGTTTCTACGCTGAAGAGAAAGACGAGCTAGATTTTGATGCCGGGGATGTCATCACCGTCCTGGATCACTCCGACTACTCCTGGTGGAGAGGAGAGCTGAGGGGCAAAACAGGCCTGTTTCCCTCCAACTACACCACATCTCTCTGA